From Micromonospora echinospora, one genomic window encodes:
- a CDS encoding fasciclin domain-containing protein produces MTDTLPRAATPAPRRARRRAIPLAGALALLVAVAGCTGGDDSGPGTTDAGSPAAVTVTGPLCDVLPSGSEPGNPASLVDQPADRALGWIPVLTTFEAAVRASGMATELAGTQPVTILAPTDDAFAAKFSRTNLDELLLKDTEKLRGLLREHVVTGALPVAELVSAGTVTTLAGTRLTVTGQGQGARVDDEADLVCADYQAVRARIHVIDHVLGSLPTTANGDDHPAH; encoded by the coding sequence GTGACCGACACCCTCCCCCGGGCCGCGACGCCGGCACCGCGCCGCGCCCGACGGCGCGCCATCCCGCTCGCCGGGGCCCTCGCCCTGCTGGTCGCGGTCGCCGGATGCACCGGCGGGGACGACAGCGGACCGGGCACGACGGACGCCGGCAGCCCGGCCGCGGTCACCGTGACCGGTCCGCTCTGCGACGTGCTGCCCTCGGGCAGCGAACCGGGCAACCCGGCCTCGCTCGTCGACCAGCCCGCCGACCGCGCCCTCGGGTGGATACCCGTGCTCACCACCTTCGAGGCGGCGGTCCGGGCCAGCGGCATGGCCACCGAGCTGGCCGGGACCCAGCCGGTGACCATCCTCGCCCCGACCGACGACGCGTTCGCGGCCAAGTTCTCCCGGACGAACCTCGACGAGCTGCTCCTGAAGGACACCGAGAAGCTGCGCGGTCTGCTGCGTGAACATGTGGTCACCGGCGCGCTGCCGGTCGCCGAGCTGGTCTCCGCCGGCACGGTGACCACCCTCGCCGGCACCCGACTGACCGTGACCGGCCAAGGGCAGGGCGCACGCGTCGACGACGAGGCCGATCTGGTCTGCGCCGACTACCAGGCCGTCCGGGCCCGGATCCACGTCATCGACCACGTGCTCGGCAGCCTGCCCACCACCGCGAACGGCGACGACCACCCGGCGCACTGA
- a CDS encoding helix-turn-helix domain-containing protein, translating into MYRERPARLTGAVLWTSTAPADVVPTRVLPDGCLDLLWSSRAGLVVAGPDRRAHVSVGDPGERWVGLRLPPGIGPAVFGLPADALRDRRVPLADLWGDRAVAELAERAARAPGEALESVAAARLRGAGGADPLGVRVAARLRAGATVAATAAEVGLVPRVLHRRCLTLFGYGPKTLARILRMQRALALARTGTPLAEVAARSGYADQAHLTRDVRDLAGVPPTTLLRPVQPGSGAWPAQPGSGA; encoded by the coding sequence GTGTACCGGGAACGTCCCGCGCGGCTCACCGGGGCGGTGCTGTGGACCAGCACCGCCCCGGCGGACGTCGTCCCGACCCGGGTGCTGCCGGACGGCTGCCTCGACCTGCTCTGGTCCAGTCGGGCCGGGCTGGTGGTGGCCGGGCCGGACCGCAGGGCGCACGTCTCGGTCGGTGATCCGGGGGAGCGGTGGGTCGGCCTGCGGCTGCCGCCCGGCATCGGGCCGGCGGTGTTCGGTCTGCCCGCCGACGCGCTGCGGGACCGGCGGGTGCCGCTGGCCGACCTCTGGGGTGACCGGGCGGTCGCCGAGCTGGCCGAGCGGGCGGCGCGGGCCCCGGGGGAGGCGCTGGAATCCGTCGCGGCGGCGCGGCTGCGCGGGGCCGGCGGCGCGGATCCGCTGGGCGTCCGGGTCGCCGCCCGGCTGCGCGCCGGGGCCACCGTCGCCGCCACCGCCGCCGAGGTGGGCCTCGTCCCGCGCGTCCTGCACCGTCGCTGCCTGACCCTGTTCGGGTACGGCCCGAAGACCCTCGCCCGCATCCTGCGGATGCAGCGTGCGCTGGCCCTGGCCCGCACCGGTACGCCGTTGGCCGAGGTGGCTGCCCGCAGCGGGTACGCCGACCAGGCGCACCTGACCCGCGACGTGCGGGACCTGGCCGGGGTGCCGCCGACCACGCTGCTCCGGCCGGTTCAGCCGGGCAGCGGGGCGTGGCCGGCTCAGCCCGGCAGCGGGGCGTAG
- a CDS encoding sulfatase-like hydrolase/transferase produces the protein MAPPAVEAAPAPAPPPPVWRAEGGLLLEVVALVGLAVTQPLLDVLGRSPDFFLFHRATPGQVVALLALVAVVPTAVLAGLGALTRLAGGRVRLVTHRVLVALLLAVLAVQVGREVTGLRGVPLLLAAGAAGVAGAAAHRRWRVPGRMLRAAAVGPPVFVALFVLVSPASAVVLPRADGTGAGVATGPGGHPPVVLLVLDELPLHSLLGPDGRIDATRFPHFAELAAGSTWYRNATGVSGWTPYALPAMLTGRYPARPDAPHYSRYPENLFTALGGLYDIHAQESITRLCPPSRCDQPVGPEQGLGVLVRSSADLLRQLVAPAESRVDPEAGYREPTAAEAGLDAAEPPPTDPKFRWDNLDDHQPARFTRFLADLRPAARPTLHFLHLLMPHPPWTYLPSGSRYEAPDDLPDDGAGWADLGRQRHLAQLGYTDRLIGETLRTLRATGLYDQALLVVTADHGVSFTTGSQGRGMDAIRAAPDEVAWVPTFVKEPGQRAGRVDDRNWEHVDLLPTVADLARVRLPWRVDGRSARQEARGRGDKRFYDRPGQPLTLPGGVPAPPVPAAPHPLVGTTVGDPPTGGTVQVANLDAFRAVDPAAGRLPALVWGTVPDRVPDGTLLAVSVNGRVGAVVPVVPPDPAGRRFAALLTDDALFRAGPNRLDVYQVAPDGTLRRLTPVG, from the coding sequence ATCGCGCCCCCGGCCGTCGAGGCCGCCCCGGCCCCCGCGCCCCCGCCGCCGGTCTGGCGGGCCGAGGGCGGCCTGCTGCTGGAGGTGGTCGCCCTGGTCGGGCTGGCCGTCACCCAGCCCCTGCTGGACGTACTCGGCCGCAGCCCCGACTTCTTCCTGTTCCACCGGGCCACCCCCGGGCAGGTGGTGGCCCTGCTCGCCCTGGTCGCGGTGGTGCCCACCGCCGTGCTGGCCGGGCTCGGCGCGTTGACCCGGCTGGCCGGCGGTCGGGTCCGGCTGGTGACGCACCGCGTGCTCGTCGCGCTGCTCCTCGCCGTCCTCGCCGTCCAGGTGGGGCGGGAGGTGACCGGGCTGCGGGGCGTACCGCTGCTGCTGGCCGCCGGTGCGGCGGGGGTGGCGGGCGCGGCGGCGCACCGGCGTTGGCGCGTGCCCGGCCGGATGCTCCGGGCCGCGGCGGTCGGACCACCGGTCTTCGTCGCCCTCTTCGTCCTCGTCTCGCCGGCCTCGGCGGTGGTGCTGCCGCGCGCCGACGGGACGGGGGCGGGTGTGGCCACCGGTCCCGGTGGGCACCCGCCGGTGGTCCTGCTCGTCCTCGACGAACTGCCGCTCCACTCGCTGCTCGGCCCGGACGGGCGGATCGACGCGACCCGGTTCCCGCACTTCGCCGAACTGGCCGCCGGGTCGACCTGGTACCGCAACGCCACCGGCGTCAGCGGCTGGACCCCCTACGCGCTGCCGGCGATGCTGACCGGCCGGTACCCGGCCCGGCCGGACGCCCCGCACTACTCCCGGTACCCGGAGAACCTCTTCACCGCCCTCGGCGGCCTCTACGACATCCACGCGCAGGAGAGCATCACCCGCCTCTGTCCGCCGAGCCGTTGCGACCAGCCGGTCGGCCCGGAGCAGGGGCTCGGGGTGCTGGTCCGGTCCAGCGCCGACCTGCTGCGCCAGCTCGTCGCGCCGGCGGAGAGCCGGGTCGACCCGGAGGCGGGCTACCGGGAGCCCACAGCCGCCGAGGCGGGACTCGACGCGGCCGAGCCACCCCCGACCGACCCGAAGTTCCGGTGGGACAACCTGGACGACCACCAGCCGGCCCGGTTCACCCGCTTCCTGGCCGACCTGCGCCCCGCCGCGCGGCCCACGCTGCACTTCCTGCACCTGCTCATGCCGCACCCCCCGTGGACGTACCTGCCCTCCGGGTCCCGGTACGAGGCCCCGGACGACCTGCCGGACGACGGCGCCGGCTGGGCCGACCTGGGCCGGCAGCGGCACCTGGCCCAGCTCGGCTACACCGACCGGCTGATCGGCGAGACGCTCCGCACCCTGCGCGCGACCGGCCTCTACGACCAGGCGTTGCTGGTGGTCACCGCCGACCACGGCGTCAGCTTCACCACCGGCTCCCAGGGCCGGGGGATGGACGCGATCCGCGCTGCCCCGGACGAGGTGGCCTGGGTGCCGACGTTCGTCAAGGAGCCCGGCCAGCGGGCCGGGCGGGTCGACGACCGGAACTGGGAGCACGTCGACCTGCTGCCGACCGTGGCCGACCTGGCCCGGGTCCGCCTGCCCTGGCGGGTCGACGGACGGTCGGCGCGGCAGGAGGCCCGTGGACGGGGCGACAAGCGCTTCTACGACCGGCCGGGGCAGCCGCTGACCCTGCCCGGCGGCGTACCCGCCCCGCCCGTCCCGGCCGCGCCCCACCCGCTGGTGGGGACCACCGTCGGCGACCCGCCGACCGGCGGTACGGTCCAGGTGGCCAACCTCGACGCGTTCCGCGCCGTCGACCCGGCCGCCGGACGGCTGCCCGCGCTGGTCTGGGGGACGGTGCCCGACCGGGTGCCCGACGGCACGTTGCTGGCCGTGTCGGTCAACGGACGCGTCGGCGCGGTCGTGCCCGTGGTCCCGCCCGATCCGGCCGGGCGGCGTTTCGCGGCGCTGCTGACCGACGACGCGCTCTTCCGGGCCGGACCGAACCGGCTCGACGTCTACCAGGTCGCCCCGGACGGGACGCTGCGCCGGCTCACCCCGGTCGGCTGA
- a CDS encoding VOC family protein: MTPRLDLVGMATTDMARTLDFYRRLGVDVPPGAENEPHVEVSLPGGVRLAWDTVETIRSFDPDWQPGDGGPRMNLAFRCADPAEVDRYYAELTGAGFTGHLAPWDAFWGQRYAVLHDPEGNGVDLYAPLPG, from the coding sequence ATGACACCTCGTCTCGACCTGGTCGGTATGGCGACCACGGACATGGCCCGCACCCTGGACTTCTACCGCCGTCTCGGCGTCGACGTGCCGCCCGGCGCGGAGAACGAGCCGCACGTGGAGGTCAGCCTGCCCGGTGGCGTCCGGCTGGCCTGGGACACCGTGGAGACAATCCGCTCCTTCGACCCGGACTGGCAGCCGGGCGACGGCGGCCCCCGGATGAACCTGGCGTTCCGCTGCGCCGACCCGGCCGAGGTCGACCGGTACTACGCGGAGCTGACCGGAGCCGGCTTCACCGGACACCTCGCCCCCTGGGACGCCTTCTGGGGGCAGCGGTACGCCGTCCTGCACGATCCGGAGGGCAACGGCGTCGACCTCTACGCCCCGCTGCCGGGCTGA
- a CDS encoding methyltransferase, protein MTIPHTGLRAEPASFRDPANRVFHLDGDVLRGLDEQAARDYRALAGTEFFRALLAAGKVCGTEPVEPVPGTPWSAVLRHERIPFVSHPYEWSFGMLRDAALLHLEILRTALAHGFTLKDGSAYNVQWRGAAPVFIDVGSFEPAREGEPWAGYRQFCQTLLYPLLLQAHLGVDFQPWLRSRVDGIEADQLRPLFRGVRRLLPGVPTHVHLHGAMQRRHATATTTDVRDQLRAAGYSRDLALATVRGIERLVDRLDRPPPDSHWADYQRTCGYSAEDRAGKERFVEAALAAGPRPRLVLDLGANDGRYARIAARHADAVVAVEQDPAVVDRFYRRLSAESERRILPLVMDLADPSPGGGWRGVERSSFAARTAADAVLALAVVHHLAIGRNVPLPEVVDALVGLTRPGGRIVVEFVHPRDPMARRLLANKPVGIFPDYRCEVFERLLGTRCRITRRLDLPSGTRTLYLGTVGG, encoded by the coding sequence ATGACCATTCCCCACACCGGGCTCCGGGCCGAGCCGGCCTCGTTCCGCGACCCGGCGAACCGGGTGTTCCACCTCGACGGTGACGTCCTGCGCGGTCTCGACGAGCAGGCCGCCCGCGACTACCGGGCACTGGCCGGCACGGAGTTCTTCCGTGCCCTGCTCGCCGCCGGCAAGGTCTGCGGCACCGAGCCGGTCGAACCGGTGCCCGGCACGCCCTGGTCCGCCGTGCTGCGGCACGAGCGGATCCCGTTTGTCTCCCACCCGTACGAGTGGTCGTTCGGCATGCTGCGCGACGCCGCGCTCCTGCACCTGGAGATCCTCCGCACCGCCCTCGCCCACGGGTTCACCCTCAAGGACGGGTCGGCCTACAACGTGCAGTGGCGCGGGGCCGCCCCGGTCTTCATCGACGTGGGGTCGTTCGAGCCGGCCCGCGAGGGCGAACCCTGGGCGGGCTACCGGCAGTTCTGCCAGACGCTGCTGTACCCGCTGCTGCTCCAGGCCCACCTCGGCGTGGACTTCCAGCCGTGGTTGCGGTCCCGCGTCGACGGCATCGAGGCCGACCAGCTACGACCGCTGTTCCGGGGCGTACGTCGCCTGCTGCCCGGCGTGCCGACCCACGTGCACCTGCACGGGGCGATGCAGCGGCGGCACGCCACCGCCACCACCACCGACGTCCGCGACCAGCTCCGGGCCGCCGGGTACTCCCGGGACCTGGCGCTGGCCACCGTCCGGGGCATCGAACGACTCGTCGACCGGCTGGACCGGCCGCCACCGGACAGCCACTGGGCCGACTACCAGCGCACCTGCGGCTACTCGGCGGAGGACCGGGCCGGCAAGGAACGCTTCGTCGAGGCCGCGCTGGCGGCCGGACCGCGTCCCCGGCTCGTGCTCGACCTCGGCGCCAACGACGGCCGGTACGCCCGGATCGCCGCCCGGCACGCCGACGCGGTGGTCGCCGTCGAACAGGACCCGGCGGTGGTCGACCGGTTCTACCGGCGGCTGAGCGCCGAGTCGGAACGGCGGATCCTGCCCCTGGTGATGGACCTCGCCGACCCGTCCCCGGGCGGTGGCTGGCGCGGGGTGGAACGGTCCTCCTTCGCGGCCCGGACCGCCGCCGACGCCGTGCTCGCCCTGGCGGTCGTGCACCACCTGGCCATCGGGCGCAACGTGCCCCTGCCGGAGGTGGTCGACGCCCTGGTCGGGCTGACCCGCCCCGGCGGACGGATCGTGGTGGAGTTCGTGCACCCCCGCGACCCGATGGCGCGGCGGCTGCTGGCGAACAAGCCGGTGGGGATCTTCCCGGACTACCGGTGCGAGGTCTTCGAGCGGCTGCTTGGCACGCGGTGCCGGATCACCCGCCGACTCGACCTGCCGTCGGGAACGCGGACCCTGTACCTCGGGACCGTGGGTGGCTGA
- a CDS encoding sensor histidine kinase produces the protein MTGWSLRARLVAILVVLLALVSVGVGGITTVALRLFLISQVDDQLTPDWQPRGPAGTMPGGLLRDIAALRVPPGYPTGTIVAWTADGQVTAARTLTSGRDEEAVSPDQVAAVATLPTDGRPRTVDLGDRGDYRFVAQRFRDGSVRALGVPLAGVQETVWRMVAAQAGIATVGLLLAGSAGALIVQATLRPLRRVAATATRVTELPLDRGEVALSVRVPAADTDPRTEVGQVGVALNRMLGHVAAALAARQASETRVRQFVADASHELRTPLAAIRGYAEVARRGRAQAPPDVAHALRRVESESVRMTSLVDDLLLLARLDSGRPLVSEPVDLSALVVDAVSDAHVAGPEQRWQLDLPDEAVEVSGDAARLHQVVTNLLTNARVHTPPGTTVTTTLRAEPDTAVLTVADDGPGIPAELQPEVFERFARGDSSRSRAHGSTGLGLAIVAAVVDAHHGRVEVDSRPGRTLFTVRLPVHTGATTSA, from the coding sequence GTGACCGGCTGGTCCCTGCGCGCCCGGCTGGTGGCCATCCTGGTCGTGCTGCTCGCCCTGGTCAGCGTCGGCGTCGGCGGAATCACCACGGTGGCGCTGCGGCTCTTCCTGATCTCCCAGGTCGACGACCAGTTGACCCCGGACTGGCAGCCCCGGGGGCCCGCCGGAACCATGCCCGGCGGGCTGCTGCGCGACATCGCCGCCCTGCGCGTCCCGCCCGGTTACCCGACCGGCACGATCGTCGCCTGGACCGCCGACGGCCAGGTCACCGCCGCCCGGACGCTCACCTCCGGCCGGGACGAGGAGGCCGTCTCCCCGGACCAGGTCGCGGCGGTCGCCACCCTGCCCACCGACGGTCGGCCCCGTACCGTCGACCTCGGCGACCGGGGCGACTACCGGTTCGTGGCGCAGCGGTTCCGCGACGGCAGCGTCCGGGCCCTCGGTGTGCCGCTGGCCGGCGTGCAGGAGACCGTCTGGCGGATGGTCGCCGCGCAGGCCGGCATCGCCACCGTCGGCCTGCTGCTCGCCGGCTCGGCGGGCGCGCTGATCGTCCAGGCCACTTTGCGCCCGCTGCGCCGGGTCGCCGCCACCGCCACCCGGGTCACCGAGCTGCCACTGGACCGGGGCGAGGTCGCCCTCTCCGTCCGGGTGCCGGCCGCCGACACCGACCCGCGCACCGAGGTCGGCCAGGTCGGCGTCGCGCTCAACCGGATGCTCGGGCACGTCGCCGCCGCGCTCGCCGCCCGCCAGGCCAGCGAGACCCGGGTACGCCAGTTCGTCGCCGACGCCAGCCACGAGCTGCGTACCCCGCTCGCCGCGATCCGGGGGTACGCGGAGGTGGCCCGCCGGGGCCGCGCGCAGGCCCCGCCCGACGTGGCGCACGCGCTGCGCCGGGTGGAGTCGGAGAGCGTGCGGATGACCAGCCTCGTGGACGACCTGCTGCTGCTGGCCCGACTCGACTCGGGACGACCGCTGGTGTCCGAGCCGGTCGACCTGTCCGCGCTGGTGGTCGACGCGGTCAGCGACGCGCACGTCGCCGGTCCCGAGCAGCGCTGGCAGCTCGACCTGCCGGACGAGGCGGTCGAGGTGTCGGGCGACGCCGCCCGGCTGCACCAGGTGGTGACCAACCTGCTGACCAACGCGCGGGTGCACACTCCGCCCGGCACCACCGTCACCACCACGCTGCGGGCCGAGCCGGACACCGCCGTGCTGACCGTCGCCGACGACGGGCCCGGTATCCCGGCGGAACTGCAACCGGAGGTGTTCGAACGGTTCGCCCGGGGCGACAGCTCCCGCTCCCGGGCGCACGGCAGCACCGGCCTTGGACTGGCCATCGTGGCCGCCGTGGTGGACGCCCACCACGGTCGGGTCGAGGTGGACAGCCGACCCGGGCGGACCCTGTTCACCGTACGTCTGCCGGTTCACACCGGCGCCACGACGTCCGCATAG
- a CDS encoding response regulator transcription factor — MVTDGHALPGRVELRRPDGGPVRVLVVDDEPTLTDLLAMALRYEGWQVATAGNGMAALSSARQVRPDVVVLDVMLPDLDGFQVLRRLREQSPNVPVLFLTARDAVQDRIAGLTVGGDDYVTKPFSLEEVIARLRALLRRAGLAVAAREDAVLTVGDLSLDEDSHEVRRGDDLITLTATEFELLRYLMRNPRRVLSKAQILDHVWNYDFGGQANVVELYISYLRKKIDAGREPMIHTLRGAGYVLKPAP; from the coding sequence ATGGTGACCGACGGGCATGCGTTGCCGGGCCGGGTCGAGCTGCGCCGCCCGGACGGCGGGCCGGTCCGCGTGCTGGTGGTCGACGACGAGCCCACCCTGACCGACCTGCTCGCCATGGCGCTGCGCTACGAGGGCTGGCAGGTGGCCACCGCCGGCAACGGCATGGCCGCGCTGAGCAGCGCCCGGCAGGTCCGCCCGGACGTGGTGGTGCTCGACGTCATGTTGCCCGACCTGGACGGCTTCCAGGTGCTCCGCCGGCTGCGCGAGCAGTCGCCGAACGTGCCGGTGCTCTTCCTGACCGCCCGGGACGCGGTGCAGGACCGGATCGCCGGGCTGACCGTCGGCGGCGACGACTACGTCACCAAGCCGTTCAGCCTGGAGGAGGTGATCGCCCGGCTCCGGGCGCTGCTGCGCCGTGCCGGGCTGGCCGTGGCCGCCCGCGAGGACGCCGTCCTCACCGTCGGCGACCTGAGCCTCGACGAGGACAGCCACGAGGTCCGCCGGGGGGACGACCTGATCACCCTCACCGCCACCGAGTTCGAGCTGCTCCGCTACCTGATGCGCAACCCCCGCCGGGTGCTCAGCAAGGCCCAGATCCTCGACCACGTCTGGAACTACGACTTCGGCGGGCAGGCGAACGTCGTCGAGCTGTACATCTCGTACCTCCGGAAGAAGATCGACGCCGGCCGCGAACCGATGATCCACACGTTGCGTGGGGCGGGGTATGTCCTCAAGCCGGCCCCGTGA
- a CDS encoding citrate synthase has translation MTEVKLDHPGGQLSMPVQSAVEGPAGIRVGKLLKETGLVTYDPGFVNTAACSSAITYIDGDAGILRYRGYPIEQLAEKSSFLEVSYLLIYGELPTEAQLDDFSQRIRRHSMLHEEMRRFFDGFPRDAHPMAVLSSAVSAISTFYQDSLDPFDAEHVEMSTVRLLAKVPTIASYAHKKSIGQAMLYPDNSLGYVDNFLRMTFGVPAEPYDVDPVMARVLDMLFVLHADHEQNCSTSTVRLVGSSNANLFASVSAGVNALFGPLHGGANQAVLEMLQRIQADGGDVQSFVRKVKDKADGVKLMGFGHRVYKNYDPRAAIVKKAAQDVLGRMAKPDPLLDLAMQLEEIALADDFFVSRKLYPNVDFYTGLIYKAMGFPTKMFTVLFALGRLPGWIAQWREMIGDPETKIGRPRQLYTGAAERSYVPFAER, from the coding sequence ATGACGGAAGTCAAGCTCGATCACCCCGGTGGGCAGCTTTCGATGCCGGTGCAGTCCGCGGTCGAAGGCCCCGCCGGAATCCGGGTCGGCAAGCTGCTCAAGGAGACCGGACTGGTCACCTACGACCCCGGGTTCGTCAACACCGCGGCCTGCTCCTCGGCGATCACCTACATCGACGGTGACGCGGGCATCCTGCGGTACCGGGGCTACCCCATCGAGCAACTGGCCGAGAAGTCCTCCTTCCTGGAGGTCTCCTACCTGCTCATCTACGGTGAGCTGCCGACCGAGGCGCAGCTCGACGACTTCAGCCAGCGGATCCGCCGGCACTCGATGCTGCACGAGGAGATGCGGCGCTTCTTCGACGGGTTCCCGCGCGACGCGCACCCGATGGCGGTGCTCTCCTCGGCGGTGAGCGCGATCTCCACCTTCTACCAGGACAGCCTGGACCCGTTCGACGCCGAGCACGTGGAGATGTCCACCGTCCGGCTGCTGGCCAAGGTCCCCACCATCGCCTCGTACGCGCACAAGAAGTCCATCGGACAGGCGATGCTCTACCCGGACAACTCGCTCGGGTACGTGGACAACTTCCTCCGGATGACCTTCGGCGTGCCGGCCGAGCCGTACGACGTCGACCCGGTGATGGCCCGGGTGCTGGACATGCTCTTCGTCCTGCACGCCGACCACGAGCAGAACTGCTCCACCTCGACGGTCCGCCTGGTGGGCTCCAGCAACGCCAACCTGTTCGCCTCGGTCTCGGCCGGGGTCAACGCCCTCTTCGGGCCGCTGCACGGCGGCGCCAACCAGGCGGTGCTGGAGATGCTCCAGCGCATCCAGGCCGACGGCGGGGACGTGCAGTCCTTCGTCCGCAAGGTCAAGGACAAGGCCGACGGCGTCAAGCTGATGGGCTTCGGCCACCGGGTCTACAAGAACTACGACCCGCGCGCCGCCATCGTGAAGAAGGCCGCCCAGGACGTGCTCGGCCGGATGGCCAAGCCGGACCCGCTGCTCGACCTCGCGATGCAGCTCGAGGAGATCGCCCTCGCCGACGACTTCTTCGTCTCCCGCAAGCTCTACCCGAACGTGGACTTCTACACCGGCCTGATCTACAAGGCCATGGGCTTCCCGACCAAGATGTTCACGGTGCTCTTCGCGCTCGGCCGGCTGCCCGGCTGGATCGCGCAGTGGCGCGAGATGATCGGCGACCCGGAGACCAAGATCGGCCGTCCGCGGCAGCTCTACACCGGTGCCGCCGAGCGGAGCTACGTACCGTTCGCGGAGCGCTGA
- a CDS encoding flavin reductase, giving the protein MTAGRGRPEHTAARPSWRCRACGAPWPCSPARLRLLVEYRGNRPTLLIYLNLMMEDAAADLPPGDPDDAAPSDLALRFLSWARAR; this is encoded by the coding sequence ATGACCGCCGGGCGTGGTCGGCCCGAGCACACCGCCGCACGTCCCTCCTGGCGGTGTCGGGCCTGCGGTGCCCCGTGGCCCTGCTCGCCGGCCCGGCTACGGCTGCTGGTCGAGTACCGGGGGAACCGGCCCACCCTGCTGATCTACTTGAACCTGATGATGGAGGACGCGGCGGCCGACCTTCCGCCCGGAGACCCGGACGACGCCGCCCCGTCCGACTTGGCCCTGCGTTTCCTCTCCTGGGCCCGCGCCCGTTGA